The genomic interval GAGAAGGCGGCCGAGCCGGTGCGGGCGGCCGAGGCGCTCCACCTCGACGGAACGGCCTACGAGGGAACCTCCCCGCAAGGGGGGAACGGCCTGGTGGCCGACGGAATGTTCGTCTACCAAGTGGTTCCTCGCCACGAGAGGGTCTACATCTTCCAGGTGACCGCCTGGTAGTGGGGCGCCCCGCTACCGCCGCCTGTTCCATTCGGAGTCTTCCGGCCATATATGGGAAGTTGTCAGGTGGCCCAGGAGTGACCTACGTCTCTTCCGCAGGGCTCGGTAAGGTCTCAAACAGCCCTACGAGAGTGACCGACCGGTCGACTGGAGGAGCGGCGCGGCGTGGCGAATGCACAGAGGGGCGGGCTGGGCGGCCCGCCGAGGGCCGGCTCGCGGACCGGTCTCGTGCTGGGCGCGCTGTGGCTGATCGCCGGGCTGCTGGCCGCGCGCCAGACCGCGGCGGTGCTGCGGCTGCCTCCCGGGCGGCGCTTCGCCGACCTCGAACGGTGGATCGGTGACAACGGCGTCCTGCACGTCAACGGCTCGCTGTACGACACGGACAAGTTCACCGGTACCCCTTTCGCGGGACTCGTCCTCAAACCGCTGACCCGGGCCGCCGAGCAGAGCCTCGGCGTCGGCTGGACGCTCGGCACCCTGCTGCTCGTCGTCGCCGTCGCGCTGGCCGCCGCCCGCGCGCTGCCCGGCGAGGTCTCCCGCCGCGCCCGGCTGCTCGCCGCCCCGGCCGCGATCATCCTGACCGTGGTCTCGCTGCCCGTGCGGAACACCTTCACGCTCGGTCAGACCAGCATCATCCCGGTGCTGCTGGTGCTCCTCGGCTGCTGCCTGCCGCGCCTCACCCGGGGCGACGGGCGCCTCGGCGGCGCCCTGACCGGCCTCGCGGCGGCCCTCCAGCCCGCCGTGCTGCTCTTCGCGGTGCCGCTCTGGCTCACCGGCCGCCGCCGCGCAGCGGCCGCCGCCGGCGCCTCCTTCGCCGGGCTCACCGCCCTGGCCTGGGCGGTCATGCCGGACGACTCCTGGACGTACTGGATCCACCACGCCGCCGGCGCCGGCCTCGGCTCCGCGCCCGACGGGCTCGCCAACCAGTCCCTGCACGGCCTGCTCCTGCGCGCCGGCCTGCGCGGCCCCGCCGAGCTCGCCCTCTACGGCCTCCTCGCCGCCGCCGTCGCGGCCCTCGGCCTGCGCCGCGCCGCGCGCTACGCCAGGGACGGCCAGGTGCTGCTCGCGACCGCCCTCACCGGCTGCGTCGCGGTCGCCGTCTCCCCGACGGCCTGGCAGCACCAGCAGCTGTGGATCCTGCTCGCGGTCGTCGGCCGGGTCGGCGGGCGCCGCGCCGACCGGCTGGTGTGGCCGGTCCTCGTCGTCCTCGTGATGACGCTGACCAGCACCGTCCTGATGCCGGACAACCCCTTCCTGCGCCCCCTCGGTGCCAACGCCCCGCTGCTCGCCGCCCTCGCCGCGGCCTGCGCGGTGCCGTTCCACCTCCGCGCGTCGGCGCTGTGGGACCGCCCGCTGCCCACCCCGGTGACCGAGCCCCGGCCCGGCCGCTTCTCCTGGATCCCGCTCCTCCGCCTCTGGAAGCGCCCGCTCAGCCGGCCGAACGTCCTGCTGGAGCTGATGCTGATACGGCTCGGCTACTGGGTCTACTCCTTCATCCGCGCCGGCGCCCCCGACGAGCGCTCCCTCGCGGAGTCCCACGGCCGGCAGATCCTCGCCGCCGAGGAGTTCCTGCGCCTCGACGTCGAACACGCCGTCAACCACTTCGTGGCGGGCGTCGGCTGGCTCACCGACGGGATGAACTACTACTACGGCACCTTCCACTTCCTGGTGCCGCTCTCCCTGCTGGGCTACCTCTACGTCCGCCGGCCGGGCACCTACCGCTGGGCCCGCACGGCCCTGTCGCTGGCCACGCTGCTGGCGCTCGCCGGCTTCTGGGCCTACCCGCTGGCACCGCCGCGGCTGATGCCCGGCCTCGGCTACGTCGACACGGCCAACGGCCCGCAGGACCTGGACAACCCCGACTTCGGGGCGCTGACCGAGCTGTCCAACCAGTACGCGGCGATGCCCTCGCTGCACATCGGCTGGTCGCTGTGGTGCGGCGTCGTGATCGCCGCCGTCGCGTCCAGGCCGTGGCTGAGGTGGCTGGGCATGCTCTACCCGCTGCTCACCTTCTCCGTCGTCGTCGGCACCGCCAACCACTACGTCCTGGACGCGGCCGGCGGCGCCCTCGTCGTGCTGTCCGGCTTCGCCGTGCAGTACGCCCTGAGCGGGCCGGGCCGGCAGGCCCTCGGGCGGGTGCCGGGGGCCAGGAGCGCGGGCGACGACGCCGCCCCGGACCCGCCGGCCGTGGAACCGGCGCGGGCCGCCAAGGGCTGAGCCCGCGCCGGGGCGCGCGTAGGTACGTCCCCGCCGCTCACGGCCGGTCAGGCGCGGCCCCTGCGCGGCCGGGTCCGGCCGGTCAGCCCGTCACGGTGATCGCCGAGGACGGGTCCGTGGCGTCCGTGACCTCGTAGGTGGCGTTGAACGTCGAGGTCGTCGCGTTCGTCGGGCAGCCGAAGCCGCCGACCACCTTGATCGGCACCGTGACGTTCGCGACCTGGAGCGTCGACGGGCTGCCGTTGGTGAACGTGCTGACGATGTCGGCCGCCGCGACGGGCGCCGCCGTCACCGTGCAGCTGGCGAGGCCGCTGGTCTGCACCACGAACCCGCCGACCGGCAGACCGAGGGTGGCGGTGACCGGCGACCCGTGCTGGAGGGCCACGCTCCAGGCGCCGGAGGTGGTGATGGCGGCCTTCACGCCCGCCTGGCTGGAGGTGCAGGAGGAGTAGGTCGGCGCGTTGAGTGCGCTGCTGACCGGACCGGCGTCGTTGTGGTTGCCGGGCGCCTCGGGGACCTGGTTGCTCGCACCGCCGCCGGCCGAGGGCTCGGAGCTGGAGACCGTACAGGTCACGGTGACCGGGCCGGCCTTGAAGGTGGCCTTGCCGGTGAGCTTGGCCGCGAAGTGGTGGCCCGCCGGGGTGACGGTCGTCGGCCCGGCCGCGCGCGCGTCGGCGCCCGCGGTGCCGCCGCCGGTCAGGGTGAGGGCGGCGGTGAGGGCCAGGCCGGCGCCGGTGGCGAGCAGGGTGCGGGTACCGGCGTGCGTTCTGGGAGAGGTCATGGGGGACTCCTCGGGTGGGGGTTCGGGGGTTGCTTGCGCGGTTCCTGCGGTCGTGCGGGTGTTACGGCTCTCGCGGCGGCCGGACGGCTCGTACGGCTCGGGCGGCTCGCCCGTACGGTTCACGCGGATTCCCGCGGCTCCCGGGGAGGGGGCAGGATCCCGCCATCCGGGGACGGGGACGGGGGCGAGGCGGGCGACGGTGACGCGGACGGCTGCGGGGGCACCCGTGGGGGCGGAGGCCACGCCTTCCCGTCCGCAGGCAGGGCCGCGCCGGACGGTTCGTCGTGCGGGGGCGCGGCCGGCGGTTCCGGTACGGGCTCCGGCGCCGGCTCGGAGCCGGGTGCCGCCGGTGCCGTCAGCGGCTGCCAGGCGAAGATCATGCCGCCGCCGACGATGCCGAGCAGGGTGCCGATCAGGAACCCGCCCAGGTTGGACATCACCAGCGCCGCCGCCGCGACCAGCACGGTGAGGATGCCGGCCAGCGTGCGGTAGTGCGGGGCGAACCACGCGGTCAGACCCATGATGATCATGATCAGTCCCATGAGGACCGAGGGGATGCCCGCGATCCCCTGATGGATCATGATCTCCAGCGGGGCCAGCGGGATGGCGCAGATCTCCGCGCCGGCGAGGACGCAGGCCAGGCCGCCCCAGAAGGGCCTGCCTTTGCGCCATCGCCGCCAGGCCGCCCAGGGGTGGCGCCGTGCGCGGCCGGTATGGATGCCGGCCGCCACGTCAGAAGCACTCCCGCTCGCCCTTGAGGACCTTCATGTCCAGGCCGTTCAGCCGGAAGCTGCCCGCGTTGGTCGCCCACGCGGTCTGCCGGACCTTGGTCATCTGGACCTTGTCGGCCTGCTGGGCGAAGACGTCCGTCATGCCCTGCGCCCCGTCCGGCCCCTTGTCGAGGGTGGAGGCGTCGCGGCCGATCTCGATGTTGGTGAACTCGGCGTCGCCCGACATCTGGGTGGCGTCCAGGAAGAGGTCGGTGGCCTGCACCGGCTTGCCGCCGCCCCCCGCGTGGAGGTTCAGGGACACCGCGCCCAGGATGGGGAGCCGCATCACCACGGACTGGCAGAGCTTGGTGAGCTCGGCCCGCTTGATGGAGGTCACGGCGACGGGTATCAGGTCGTCGTGCGCGTTGACGTCGACGCCGCCGTACTGGGCGAAGCCCGTGCCCTCCAGGCTGTCGGCCGAGATCTTGAACTGCTGTCCCGAGACGGCGAAGGAGGCGGCCAGCGCTCCTTGCGCCAGCGCCACGGCCAGGGCGGCGGTGGCCGCGAAGCCGGGCACGGCCAGCAGGGCGAACTTCCGCCACTTGACGCGCCCGGTCACCGGTCTGCCTTGAGCGTCCTGCATCGCTGATGTCCCCTCGGAGTGTCGGAGGGCCTCGGGCCCAGGAGGCGTTACCCGAGAGTAAGTCCGTTGCTCGGCGCCCGACAAGGTGCGGGGGCGGCCTGATTTCCCTTACGTTTCAGGGAAGTTGACGGACTGTCAGCAAGATCGCCGTCACGCGTAGCGCACCCGCAGTTCCTTGATGCCGTTCAGCCACGCGGACCGGAGCCGCCTCGGCTCGCCCGCCAGCCGGATGTCCGGAAGGGTGTCGGCGATCGCGTGGAAGATGAGGTCGATCTCCAGGGCGGCGAGGGACCGGCCGAGGCAGAAGTGCGGGCCGCCCCCGCCGAAGCCCAGGTGGGGGTTGGGGTCCCGGGTGATGTCGAAGGCGTCGGGGCGTTCGAAGACCTCCGGGTCGTGGTTGGCGGAGGCGTAGAAGATGCCCACGCGCTGGCCCTCGGCGATCCGGGCGCCGCCGAGCTCGGTGTCGCGGGTCGCCGTGCGCTGGAAGGAGACGACCGGGGTCGCCCAGCGGACGATCTCCTCGGCGGTGGTGGCCGGGCGCTCGCGCTTGTAGAGCTCCCACTGCTCGGGGTGGGTGAGGAAGGCGTGCATGCCGTGGCTGATGGCGTTGCGGGTGGTCTCGTTGCCCGCGACGGCCAGCAGGAGGACGAAGAACCCGAACTCGTCCGGGGCGAGATTGCCCTCGTCCTCGGCGGCCACGAGCCGGCTGACGATGTCCCGGGCCGGACACTCCTTGCGCGCGGCCGCCAGGTTCATCGCGTAGGAGATCAGCTCCATGGCGGCGGTCGACCCCACCTCCTGGGTGATCGCGAGCTCGGGGTCGTCGTACGCGACCATCTTGTTGGACCAGTCGAAGATCCGGGCCCGGTCCTCCTGGGGGACGCCGATGAGCTCGGCGATGGCCTGGAGGGGCAGTTCGCAGGCGACGTCGGTGACGAAGTCGCCGCTGCCACGCCCCCGGGCGCGCGTCACGATCGCCTCCGCGCGCCGCCGCAGGGCCGCCTCCAGGGCCCGGATCGCACGCGGGGTGAAGCCGCGCTGGACGATCTGGCGGACGCGGGTGTGTTCGGGCGGGTCCATGTTGAGCATGATCAGGCGCTGGGCGTCGATCTGTTCGCGGCCGATGTGCGGGTTGAAGCGGATGATCGAGGTGTTGCGGTGCGCGGAGAAGACCTCCGGCCGGGTGGACACCTCCTTGACGTCCGCGTGCCGGGTGACGGCCCAGTAGCCGTCGTCGTCGAAGCCCGCGATGCCGTGCGGCTGGGCATTCCACCACACCGGTGCCGTCCGCCGCAGCACGGCGAACTCGGGCAGGGGGACGCGGTTCCGGTAGACGTCGGGGTCGGTGAGGTCGAAGCCTTCGGGGAGGGCGGGGCAGGTCATCGGGGACTCCCGGGGGTGGGGCCTGCCGGGCGGTGCCGGCGGTACGGCCGGTGGGTGAGGGGCGCGCCTATTGACTGACGGGTCATCAGAAATGCCCCGAAGGTAGTGACGCGGCCCGGGCGCGGCAAGGGGCGCGACGCCATCTGTTGCGGACGCGGCGGGTGCGCGACCCTTGCGTACCGGGGGTAGCAGTCATAAGACTGCGGACGGGACTAGAACGCGTACTAGTTCGACGGGGGACCGGGAGTTGACACAGCGCCGGGGGCGCCGGGACGCCCCGCGGATGCCACGAGAGGACCCATATGGCCGCCGAACCCGTCATCGTCGAAGCCGTACGCACCCCGATCGGCAAGCGCGGAGGCGTGCTCGCCAACCTCCACCCCGCCTATCTGCTCGGCGAGACCTATCGCGAGATCCTCGCCCGGACCGGCATCCAGCCCGACTGCGTCGAGCAGATCGTCGGCGGCACCGTCACGCACGCCGGTGAGCAGTCGATGAACCCCGCGCGCACGGCCTGGCTCGCGATGGGCCTGCCCTACGAGACCGCCGCCACCACCGTGGACTGCCAGTGCGGATCCTCGCAGCAGGCCAACCACCTGGTGGCCAACATGGTCGCGAGCGGCGTCATCGACATCGGCATCGGCTGCGGCGTCGAGGCGATGTCCCGCGTCCCGCTGGGCAGCGGCTCCCGGCACGGGCCGGGCCGCCCCTTCCCGGACGAGTGGAACGTCGACCTCCCCAACCAGTTCGAGGCGGCCGAGCGCATCGCCCGCAGGCGCGGCCTGACCCGTGAGGACGCCGACGGGCTCGGCCTGCGCTCGCAGCGGCTGGCCGCCCGCGCCTGGGCCGAGGAGCGCTTCAAGCGGGAGACCTTCGCCGTCCAGGTGCCCACCACCGAGGAGGAGCAGCACGCCGGGCAGGGCATGTGGCGGCTGGTCGACCGCGACCAAGGGCTGCGGGACACCGACCGGGAGGCCCTGGCGGGGCTCAAGCCCGTGATGCCGACCGCCGTCCACACGGCGGGCAACTCCTCGCAGATCTCGGACGGCGCGTGCGCCGTGATGTGGGCCTCCAAGCGGATGGCCCGCGCCCTCAAGCTGCGGCCCCGGGCCCGGATCGTCGCCCAGGCGCTCGTCGGCGCCGATCCGCACTTCCACCTCGACGGGCCGATCGACGCCACCCGGGCGGTGCTCGGCCGGGCCGGGATGTCGCTGAAGGACATCGACGTCGTGGAGATCAACGAGGCCTTCGCCTCGGTGGTGCTGTCCTGGGCCCGGGTCTTCGAGCAGGACCTGGAGAAGGTCAACGTCAACGGCGGCGCGATAGCCCTGGGCCACCCGGTCGGCGCGACGGGGGCCCGGCTGATCACCACGGCGCTGCACGAACTGGAGCGGGCGGACAAGGAGTTCGCGCTGATCACGATGTGCGCGGGCGGCGGGCTCGCCACGGGAACGATCCTCCAGCGGCTGTAGGCCCCCGGGCCGCGCGGGGACACCGGAGGCCGGACGGGCCGGATCTCGTGGCCCGTCCGGCCTCCGGCCTCCGGCGGCCGTGGGCCGGGCGCTACGGGCGGCCGTGTGTGACGAAGGTCCTGTGCCCCGCCCCACCGGAGCGGTAATACTCCCTTCCGAAGTAGATCTCTTACATGACGGGGGAGCGGTGGAGACGATCAGGCGCGCGACGGCGGCGGACGCGGAGCGGCTCACGGAGCTGGTGCAGGGCTCGGGGGCGTACCGGGGCGCGTACGCCCCGATGGTGGCGGACTACGTGGTCACACCCGAGTACGTCACCGCGCACGAGGTCTTCCTCGTCCCCGACGCGGAGGACCGGCCGCTCGGCTTCTACGCCCTGCTGCTCGACGCGGCCGAGCTGGACCTGATGTTCGTCGCCGACGCCGCCCAGG from Streptomyces albireticuli carries:
- a CDS encoding bifunctional glycosyltransferase 87/phosphatase PAP2 family protein; its protein translation is MANAQRGGLGGPPRAGSRTGLVLGALWLIAGLLAARQTAAVLRLPPGRRFADLERWIGDNGVLHVNGSLYDTDKFTGTPFAGLVLKPLTRAAEQSLGVGWTLGTLLLVVAVALAAARALPGEVSRRARLLAAPAAIILTVVSLPVRNTFTLGQTSIIPVLLVLLGCCLPRLTRGDGRLGGALTGLAAALQPAVLLFAVPLWLTGRRRAAAAAGASFAGLTALAWAVMPDDSWTYWIHHAAGAGLGSAPDGLANQSLHGLLLRAGLRGPAELALYGLLAAAVAALGLRRAARYARDGQVLLATALTGCVAVAVSPTAWQHQQLWILLAVVGRVGGRRADRLVWPVLVVLVMTLTSTVLMPDNPFLRPLGANAPLLAALAAACAVPFHLRASALWDRPLPTPVTEPRPGRFSWIPLLRLWKRPLSRPNVLLELMLIRLGYWVYSFIRAGAPDERSLAESHGRQILAAEEFLRLDVEHAVNHFVAGVGWLTDGMNYYYGTFHFLVPLSLLGYLYVRRPGTYRWARTALSLATLLALAGFWAYPLAPPRLMPGLGYVDTANGPQDLDNPDFGALTELSNQYAAMPSLHIGWSLWCGVVIAAVASRPWLRWLGMLYPLLTFSVVVGTANHYVLDAAGGALVVLSGFAVQYALSGPGRQALGRVPGARSAGDDAAPDPPAVEPARAAKG
- a CDS encoding GNAT family N-acetyltransferase; this translates as METIRRATAADAERLTELVQGSGAYRGAYAPMVADYVVTPEYVTAHEVFLVPDAEDRPLGFYALLLDAAELDLMFVADAAQGLGVGRRLAAHMKERARAAGLTRVKVTSHPPSEGFYRSVGAVRVGWSPTIPPAITWQRPELVFDLGAGDRDARGAAALTRP
- a CDS encoding cytochrome P450; amino-acid sequence: MTCPALPEGFDLTDPDVYRNRVPLPEFAVLRRTAPVWWNAQPHGIAGFDDDGYWAVTRHADVKEVSTRPEVFSAHRNTSIIRFNPHIGREQIDAQRLIMLNMDPPEHTRVRQIVQRGFTPRAIRALEAALRRRAEAIVTRARGRGSGDFVTDVACELPLQAIAELIGVPQEDRARIFDWSNKMVAYDDPELAITQEVGSTAAMELISYAMNLAAARKECPARDIVSRLVAAEDEGNLAPDEFGFFVLLLAVAGNETTRNAISHGMHAFLTHPEQWELYKRERPATTAEEIVRWATPVVSFQRTATRDTELGGARIAEGQRVGIFYASANHDPEVFERPDAFDITRDPNPHLGFGGGGPHFCLGRSLAALEIDLIFHAIADTLPDIRLAGEPRRLRSAWLNGIKELRVRYA
- a CDS encoding steroid 3-ketoacyl-CoA thiolase, yielding MAAEPVIVEAVRTPIGKRGGVLANLHPAYLLGETYREILARTGIQPDCVEQIVGGTVTHAGEQSMNPARTAWLAMGLPYETAATTVDCQCGSSQQANHLVANMVASGVIDIGIGCGVEAMSRVPLGSGSRHGPGRPFPDEWNVDLPNQFEAAERIARRRGLTREDADGLGLRSQRLAARAWAEERFKRETFAVQVPTTEEEQHAGQGMWRLVDRDQGLRDTDREALAGLKPVMPTAVHTAGNSSQISDGACAVMWASKRMARALKLRPRARIVAQALVGADPHFHLDGPIDATRAVLGRAGMSLKDIDVVEINEAFASVVLSWARVFEQDLEKVNVNGGAIALGHPVGATGARLITTALHELERADKEFALITMCAGGGLATGTILQRL
- a CDS encoding DUF6114 domain-containing protein, which codes for MAAGIHTGRARRHPWAAWRRWRKGRPFWGGLACVLAGAEICAIPLAPLEIMIHQGIAGIPSVLMGLIMIIMGLTAWFAPHYRTLAGILTVLVAAAALVMSNLGGFLIGTLLGIVGGGMIFAWQPLTAPAAPGSEPAPEPVPEPPAAPPHDEPSGAALPADGKAWPPPPRVPPQPSASPSPASPPSPSPDGGILPPPREPRESA
- a CDS encoding DUF6230 family protein codes for the protein MQDAQGRPVTGRVKWRKFALLAVPGFAATAALAVALAQGALAASFAVSGQQFKISADSLEGTGFAQYGGVDVNAHDDLIPVAVTSIKRAELTKLCQSVVMRLPILGAVSLNLHAGGGGKPVQATDLFLDATQMSGDAEFTNIEIGRDASTLDKGPDGAQGMTDVFAQQADKVQMTKVRQTAWATNAGSFRLNGLDMKVLKGERECF